The proteins below come from a single Chiloscyllium punctatum isolate Juve2018m chromosome 20, sChiPun1.3, whole genome shotgun sequence genomic window:
- the LOC140491821 gene encoding 5-hydroxytryptamine receptor 4-like, with protein sequence MITTQFDNWTTHSNLSGKESTATWQVINQIVVFSILTMIIAGTIFGNLLVIASIAYFTKLRTPTNAFIVSLAVADFLVGIIVMPFSMTKLVFGWYFGKTFCKIHTIMDVMLCTSSIMNVSCIAFDRFYAVCYPLKYRFRMSQKRVTILLLICWFVPALVSFVPLFLDVHLRGLEAILQPLDPHSCVFMVNIPYAVSASVIAFYFPMLVMLVAYGKIFQVARLQDRQIYSIENGIQGRSTLTRFQNSSMERERKAAKTLGIIMGCFLICWLPFFTMNIINPLLGYSAHHVLLEVFLWLGYVNSTLNPLLYAFFNKSFRQAFYMVIGCKVLANNCQNNNLSDSTRQNTHLATLSR encoded by the coding sequence ATGATCACTACACAGTTTGATAACTGGACAACACACTCTAACTTGTCAGGAAAAGAATCAACTGCAACGTGGCAAGTCATAAATCAGATTGTTGTCTTCAGTATTCTCACCATGATCATAGCTGGAACTATCTTTGGAAACCTTTTGGTAATTGCTTCAATCGCCTACTTCACCAAACTGCGGACTCCAACTAACGCTTTTATAGTCTCCCTGGCTGTTGCAGATTTCCTCGTTGGCATTATTGTAATGCCTTTCAGTATGACCAAACTGGTCTTTGGATGGTATTTTGGAAAAACGTTTTGCAAAATCCACACGATCATGGATGTAATGCTGTGCACCTCTTCCATCATGAACGTCAGCTGCATTGCCTTCGATCGATTCTATGCCGTGTGTTACCCCCTGAAATATCGGTTCAGGATGTCTCAGAAAAGAGTGACCATCCTCCTTCTGATTTGTTGGTTTGTTCCTGCTTTGGTGTCGTTTGTGCCCTTGTTCCTAGATGTCCATTTGAGGGGTTTGGAGGCCATTCTACAACCCCTCGATCCACACAGTTGTGTGTTTATGGTCAATATTCCTTATGCTGTCTCTGCTTCAGTAATCGCCTTCTACTTTCCCATGTTGGTGATGCTAGTGGCATATGGAAAAATTTTCCAAGTAGCAAGGCTCCAAGACAGACAGATATATAGCATTGaaaatgggatacagggaagaagcactttgacaaggttccaaaattcttccatggagagagaaaggaaagcagctAAAACTCTTGGCATCATCATGGGATGTTTCCTGATCTGCTGGTTGCCATTCTTTACTATGAATATAATTAACCCTTTGCTTGGATACTCAGCACACCATGTTCTTCTTGAAGTTTTTTTATGGTTGGGTTATGTTAATTCAACTCTCAATCCTTTGTTATATGCTTTCTTCAATAAATCTTTCCGTCAAGCTTTCTACATGGTAATTGGCTGTAAGGTTTTGGCCAACAATTGCCAAAATAACAACTTGTCGGACAGCACCAGACAGAATACACATCTTGCAACACTGTCACGTTAA